In a single window of the Candidatus Cloacimonadota bacterium genome:
- a CDS encoding sel1 repeat family protein, with translation MSENKPDDLSRDILKEAEDSYNLALELHLQTKLSAADKLLIIDLIEDAADKGLKSAQRFLGLGLINGDLWDKDFYEGIKCLETSVDPTNPERMYEIAWLCEKGEHDPQLAAKWYERAASLAYKPAMFRLALMYEKGIGVTKNHKKAFSLLRQVVLINDYRYQMTISRYYYDHIGTKKNNLEAYIWSLIAQAKSLPNTRLAYFDELEGSLSEDERSIAQDEAERRFRILEQRELTETDLLEFNPEPPVVTKVAPSAATVQDEISHIKPEPADDPAPDPGLPALLKDWKVAGVSSLTIHVNLREKTVRIVHSRKSKTLTNADFARLFTRYALPLIVDHHESQRSSKPKVDYASPSLARGVDLTLTRPNHKTVSDVNSRIRSVFGLGKKEQAFKWISANRHDTKTLKANIKIEVHYLK, from the coding sequence CATTTGCAAACCAAACTATCAGCCGCTGACAAGTTATTGATCATCGATTTAATTGAAGATGCTGCCGATAAAGGGCTTAAAAGCGCACAGCGGTTCCTGGGGCTGGGGCTCATCAACGGAGATCTTTGGGATAAAGATTTTTACGAAGGCATCAAATGTCTTGAAACGTCTGTGGACCCAACCAATCCTGAACGCATGTATGAAATCGCCTGGTTATGTGAGAAAGGTGAACACGACCCCCAGCTTGCCGCCAAATGGTATGAGCGTGCTGCCTCTCTTGCGTATAAACCGGCCATGTTCAGATTGGCTCTCATGTATGAAAAGGGCATTGGCGTTACCAAGAACCACAAAAAGGCATTCTCCCTTCTCAGACAGGTGGTGCTTATAAATGACTATCGCTATCAAATGACCATATCTCGCTATTATTATGACCATATCGGGACCAAAAAGAACAACCTCGAAGCGTATATCTGGTCCTTGATAGCGCAAGCAAAATCACTCCCTAACACTCGCTTGGCTTATTTTGATGAACTGGAGGGCTCACTGTCGGAAGATGAGAGATCAATAGCTCAGGATGAAGCAGAGAGGCGTTTTAGGATTCTGGAACAAAGAGAATTGACCGAAACGGACCTCCTCGAGTTCAACCCGGAACCGCCTGTGGTTACCAAGGTGGCTCCGTCAGCCGCTACTGTGCAAGATGAGATTAGCCACATCAAGCCCGAACCCGCCGACGACCCCGCCCCCGATCCCGGTTTGCCCGCCCTGTTGAAGGACTGGAAGGTAGCCGGCGTATCCAGCCTCACTATCCACGTCAATCTCCGCGAAAAAACCGTTCGTATCGTTCACAGCCGCAAAAGCAAAACCCTCACCAACGCCGATTTCGCGCGCCTTTTCACCCGCTACGCCCTGCCCCTCATCGTGGATCATCACGAGTCACAGCGGAGTTCCAAACCGAAGGTGGATTATGCTTCTCCCAGTCTCGCCCGGGGCGTTGACCTGACTTTGACCCGTCCCAACCACAAAACGGTCTCGGATGTGAATTCCAGGATTCGCTCTGTTTTCGGCCTGGGCAAGAAAGAACAGGCCTTCAAATGGATTAGCGCAAACCGACATGACACCAAAACCTTGAAGGCCAACATCAAAATAGAGGTCCATTATCTGAAGTGA
- a CDS encoding DUF3987 domain-containing protein, with protein sequence MRKELLELFGKKPSVDLDLAKIPPVLRDYIRITSKSTDCHPGLLVTAWLPHIAVNLGNRVWMLSNSKRIYPNIWSCLLGPSSISRKTTALTFAGYTIAPHEQICADLPLDLYEAKTLVLSNVTYAKLLSLLAANSSRVFVHNELSAWLAEMNKHFNSGYKQTITELYDGISKTVSNLTVTERIRNPALSIATATTEAWMYRNIRENSDQLGGFLQRYIYFLVRDINLDDISLQTREGENLEDCLAIYDTIFRVFRAIPDCHRLRLSEAAITLRNEVYQSQYRVWFATNNDELMSYFTRIYDGYFYKFCAIFTLLEAWEELDAAIKRGCCEKFFEQIRVSEETAAQSLYLCDFYFANTIPFLMIVCEQDKLAGERKLVDLLVNKYNGKALHTTLLNSSHMKKREFNECVSSLLEREAIMVEAYKMSNGKVGKAYQVSEIIKSSWDN encoded by the coding sequence ATGCGTAAGGAACTCCTCGAGCTCTTCGGCAAGAAGCCCTCCGTGGATCTGGACCTGGCGAAGATCCCGCCGGTGCTTCGCGATTACATCCGCATCACTTCCAAAAGCACGGACTGCCATCCCGGCCTGCTGGTCACCGCCTGGCTGCCCCACATCGCCGTGAATCTGGGCAACCGCGTCTGGATGCTCTCCAATTCCAAAAGGATCTATCCCAACATCTGGAGCTGCCTCCTGGGGCCATCCTCGATCTCGCGCAAAACCACCGCCCTCACCTTTGCCGGCTACACCATCGCGCCCCACGAGCAGATCTGCGCGGACCTTCCGCTGGATCTCTACGAGGCCAAGACCTTGGTGCTATCGAACGTGACCTATGCCAAGCTGCTCTCCCTGCTGGCGGCAAACAGCTCCCGCGTGTTCGTCCACAACGAGCTCTCCGCCTGGCTGGCCGAGATGAACAAACACTTCAATTCCGGCTACAAACAGACCATCACCGAGCTCTACGACGGCATCTCCAAGACCGTGAGCAACCTCACCGTCACAGAACGCATCCGTAATCCCGCGCTCAGCATCGCCACCGCCACCACCGAGGCCTGGATGTACCGCAACATCCGCGAGAATTCCGACCAACTGGGCGGCTTTCTCCAACGCTACATCTACTTTTTGGTGAGGGACATCAACCTCGACGACATCAGCCTCCAGACCAGGGAGGGCGAAAACCTGGAAGACTGCCTGGCCATCTACGACACCATCTTCAGGGTCTTCCGCGCCATTCCGGATTGCCACCGCCTCCGCCTTTCGGAAGCAGCCATCACACTGCGGAATGAAGTCTACCAAAGCCAGTACCGCGTCTGGTTCGCCACCAACAACGACGAGTTGATGAGCTACTTCACCCGCATCTACGACGGCTATTTCTACAAATTCTGCGCCATCTTCACCCTGCTGGAAGCCTGGGAAGAGCTGGACGCCGCCATCAAGCGCGGCTGCTGCGAGAAGTTCTTCGAACAGATCCGCGTCTCGGAGGAAACCGCCGCCCAAAGCCTCTATCTCTGCGACTTCTACTTCGCCAACACCATCCCCTTCCTGATGATCGTATGCGAACAGGACAAGCTGGCCGGAGAGAGGAAACTGGTGGATTTGCTGGTGAACAAGTACAATGGCAAGGCCTTGCACACCACCCTGCTCAACTCCTCGCACATGAAAAAACGGGAATTCAATGAGTGCGTATCCAGCCTTCTGGAGCGGGAAGCGATTATGGTTGAGGCCTACAAAATGAGCAATGGGAAAGTCGGAAAAGCCTATCAGGTATCCGAAATAATCAAATCATCATGGGATAATTAA
- a CDS encoding PriCT-2 domain-containing protein, translated as MYHATTLQGFVSEAKPTPSRKVDLPVDQKPTGLCEEEPGSPLRREVNEDVNLPMPPTPPRHHATPPPPQNPIRAIRVIRGQPNAAITRPVTVGMAITAPALIAERDVSYVMDCVREGRFEGKDLKALIVTIRSLAERQAGIAAGMKKSLPWFSGSTFHRRRGNEFFKAAWFMVFDLDHVPDIEDLKHQAVEKLPFLRYAFQSVRDGVKLVAEFASPITKEDDFRTIWKYLALRVEKALAVKVDSTPDPARACFLSYDPELLTNPSCRPLDPKKTLREAEAIADLLRIFRPAPPVIPAQAGIQNHHRPAPPCHSGVGASAPGAQESRRSHQNNFTSKSGSAQTQSGSTPSEDYSREAWIPGPLPRNDRAAVPSGETARDGVTPLPRDDGADGSSDQHPPIRGIRVIRGQNPDDYEKASKVVLKLAQRQIPYSDWYRIGLALYAGFGEAGRPLWDLFLANPHYRDTQRELDAKWNSFRGVREITLATLFEIGGRHGCQ; from the coding sequence ATGTACCACGCCACCACCCTTCAAGGCTTCGTCAGCGAAGCCAAGCCCACCCCATCCCGGAAGGTCGACCTCCCGGTCGACCAAAAGCCCACGGGGCTTTGCGAAGAAGAACCAGGATCGCCCCTCCGGAGAGAGGTTAACGAGGACGTTAACCTTCCGATGCCACCCACCCCACCCCGTCACCACGCCACCCCGCCACCACCCCAAAACCCAATTCGTGCCATTCGTGTAATTCGTGGACAGCCCAACGCCGCCATCACCCGCCCCGTGACGGTCGGAATGGCCATCACAGCACCCGCCCTGATCGCCGAACGCGACGTCTCGTATGTGATGGATTGCGTGCGCGAGGGCCGCTTCGAGGGCAAAGACCTCAAGGCCCTCATCGTCACCATCCGCTCCCTGGCCGAACGCCAGGCCGGGATCGCCGCCGGGATGAAGAAGTCCCTGCCCTGGTTCAGCGGCTCCACCTTTCACCGCCGCCGCGGGAACGAGTTCTTCAAAGCCGCCTGGTTCATGGTTTTCGACCTCGACCACGTGCCGGATATCGAAGACTTGAAACACCAGGCCGTGGAGAAGCTGCCCTTCCTCCGCTACGCCTTCCAGAGCGTGCGCGACGGCGTGAAGCTTGTTGCCGAATTCGCCTCGCCCATTACCAAGGAAGACGATTTCCGGACCATCTGGAAGTACCTGGCCCTGCGCGTCGAGAAGGCTTTGGCCGTCAAGGTTGATTCCACTCCGGATCCCGCCCGCGCCTGTTTCCTTTCCTACGATCCGGAGTTGCTCACCAACCCCTCTTGCCGCCCCCTGGACCCGAAGAAGACGCTGCGGGAGGCCGAGGCCATCGCCGATCTGCTGCGGATTTTCCGCCCGGCCCCGCCCGTCATCCCAGCGCAGGCTGGGATCCAGAACCACCATCGCCCGGCCCCGCCCTGTCATTCCGGGGTGGGGGCTTCAGCCCCCGGGGCCCAGGAATCCAGACGGTCACACCAAAACAACTTCACATCCAAGTCGGGTTCGGCTCAGACGCAGTCTGGGTCGACACCCTCCGAGGACTATTCCCGCGAGGCCTGGATTCCGGGGCCCCTACCCCGGAATGACAGAGCGGCTGTGCCTTCAGGTGAAACCGCCCGGGACGGTGTGACCCCCCTTCCCCGTGATGACGGGGCGGATGGATCTTCGGACCAACACCCCCCAATTCGTGGAATTCGTGTAATTCGTGGACAGAACCCCGACGACTACGAGAAGGCCTCAAAAGTAGTCCTAAAACTCGCCCAGAGGCAGATTCCCTACTCCGACTGGTATCGCATCGGTTTGGCCCTTTACGCGGGCTTTGGCGAAGCCGGAAGACCCCTCTGGGACCTCTTCCTTGCCAATCCCCACTACCGCGACACCCAGCGCGAACTCGACGCCAAGTGGAATTCCTTCCGCGGCGTGCGCGAGATCACCCTGGCCACGCTGTTCGAGATCGGAGGGCGTCATGGCTGCCAATAA